Proteins encoded within one genomic window of Eurosta solidaginis isolate ZX-2024a chromosome 1, ASM4086904v1, whole genome shotgun sequence:
- the LOC137243806 gene encoding protein suppressor of variegation 3-7-like translates to MSCTEDSSDGEWRETKKKSKTIKQEGKSSDHKTKYVQKFCQKWLSIFNPWLTRCEDDKNKPFCRACQCRLDCNRCHLQRHERTTKHIRNLEILVSKGESAARQNLSIRQERSKYYQQRKKLNSSLTSQDASDQGGADTTSEFIEETEQDGETPFQFVQAEGLSGEHYTEETVLKQESVSADSHGDPLPTSSTILKQEDSRGSPKKGGVKKERMKLLMQIQKDKNDLMDSFRELMGGPSQQSPPKEKNHVDLFFESVSSSVKALSPKLIAETKMRVSQLICELELRALTENESNGIGGGGATAVIVSPATGVVGNAFIVNHTTADIATENAAGQQYESLS, encoded by the exons ATGAGTTGTACAGAGGATTCATCTGATGGGGAGTG GagggaaacaaaaaagaaaagcaaaaccATTAAACAGGAGGGAAAATCTTCCGATCATAAAACAAAATACGTGCAGAAGTTCTGCCAAAAATGGCTTAGTATCTTCAATCCATGGCTCACACGCTGCGAGGATGATAAAAACAAACCATTTTGCAGAGCATGCCAATGCCGATTGGATTGTAATCGCTGTCATCTGCAACGTCATGAACGAACAACAAAACATATACGGAATTTGGAAATACTAGTTAGCAAAGGGGAAAGTGCAGCTCGCCAAAATTTGAGTATAAGACAGGAGCGCAGCAAATACTATCAACAacgcaaaaaattaaattcaTCTCTTACATCACAGGATGCATCAGATCAGGGTGGTGCTGATACAACGTCAGAATTTATTGAAGA AACTGAACAGGACGGAGAAACACCGTTTCAATTTGTTCAAGCTGAGGGTTTATCTGGTGAGCATTACACTGAAGAAACTGTTTTAAAACAAGAGTCCGTATCTGCTGATAGCCATGGAGATCCACTACCTACAAGTTCAACAATATTAAAACAGGAAGATTCGCGTGGCTCTCCAAAGAAAGGTGGTGTCAAAAAAGAGCGTATGAAATTACTTATGCAAATACAAAAGGATAAGAATGATCTAATGGATTCATTTCGAGAGCTTATGGGTGGACCAAGTCAGCAGTCACCTCCAAAAGAGAAAAATCATGTAGATTTATTTTTTGAAAGCGTTAGTTCTAGTGTAAAAGCTTTGTCGCCAAAACTAATCGCTGAAACAAAAATGCGTGTATCTCAATTAATATGTGAACTGGAACTACGCGCTCTTACTGAAAACGAAAGCAACGGTATCGGAGGCGGTGGTGCGACAGCAGTAATTGTATCTCCTGCCACTGGAGTTGTTGGAAATGCATTTATTGTAAATCATACAACTGCGGATATTGCTACAGAAAATGCCGCTGGGCAGCAGTACGAAAGTCTTAGttga